A portion of the Pedobacter cryoconitis genome contains these proteins:
- a CDS encoding aldolase catalytic domain-containing protein, which yields MFKILDCTLRDGGYYTNWDFDKSLVHTYLSSLNNLPVDYIEVGYRSIPIKEYYGKYFYSPVYELQELKSLTNKKLVIIFNEKDIRVEHVADLLEPIIGIVDMVRIALDPQQLGRALKLAAEIKRFGFEVGFNVMYMSKWKQYGNFVEELSGLDGLADYFYMVDSYGGVFPDDVKQTMDLIRSKTDCKIGFHGHNNLELALINSLTAIDYGADIVDSTILGMGRGAGNLKTELLLSVLNTKYNMDIDFNAIGNVVEGFDQLLKKYEWGTNVPYMISGSNSLPQKDVMDWYTTRVYSLNSMVRALQNQKNNIKDNAQLPVFKPAKSYSTVLILGGGSNSVEHSKAIIEFINQTENIAVVHSSSKNASYYKDVQADQFYCLVGNEGHRLEKVFSDLGDFKGTCVFPPFPRKMGTYIPAQIHDSCFEFEQISFTDKFKESHSILALQTALELKAEDVYIAGFDGYQEASISQLERSLVEENEFLFQIFQETYAKDIVSLTPTRYKTLLSGSVYSLVC from the coding sequence ATGTTTAAAATACTTGATTGTACCTTAAGGGACGGAGGTTACTACACGAACTGGGACTTTGATAAAAGTTTAGTCCATACTTACCTGTCATCTCTAAACAACCTGCCGGTTGATTATATAGAAGTTGGCTACAGAAGTATCCCTATCAAAGAATATTATGGTAAATATTTTTATTCTCCCGTATATGAACTGCAGGAATTAAAAAGTCTGACCAATAAAAAACTGGTTATCATTTTTAATGAAAAAGATATCAGAGTTGAGCACGTAGCAGACCTGCTGGAGCCGATCATCGGTATTGTTGATATGGTACGTATTGCACTGGACCCACAGCAACTCGGACGTGCATTGAAATTAGCAGCAGAGATTAAAAGATTTGGCTTCGAAGTCGGTTTCAATGTGATGTACATGTCCAAATGGAAGCAATATGGGAATTTCGTAGAAGAGCTGAGCGGCCTCGACGGTCTGGCTGATTACTTTTACATGGTCGATAGTTACGGAGGTGTATTTCCTGACGATGTGAAACAGACCATGGACCTGATCCGTTCAAAAACAGATTGTAAAATTGGTTTTCACGGCCATAACAACCTGGAATTGGCATTGATCAATTCATTAACAGCTATTGATTACGGTGCTGATATTGTAGACTCTACTATTTTGGGGATGGGCCGCGGGGCCGGGAATTTAAAAACCGAACTGCTCTTGTCAGTTTTAAATACCAAATATAACATGGACATCGACTTTAATGCGATCGGAAATGTGGTGGAAGGTTTTGATCAACTCCTGAAAAAATACGAATGGGGAACGAATGTGCCTTATATGATTTCAGGATCAAATTCATTGCCTCAAAAAGATGTCATGGACTGGTATACTACACGTGTCTACTCCCTGAACAGTATGGTTAGAGCCTTGCAGAATCAAAAGAACAATATTAAAGACAATGCACAGCTGCCGGTTTTTAAACCTGCAAAATCCTATAGTACAGTGCTTATTTTAGGAGGAGGATCAAATTCTGTGGAACATTCCAAAGCTATCATTGAATTTATCAATCAGACTGAAAATATTGCTGTTGTACATTCAAGTTCGAAAAATGCCTCGTATTATAAAGACGTTCAGGCAGATCAGTTCTACTGTCTGGTAGGAAATGAAGGCCATCGTTTAGAAAAAGTATTCAGTGATCTTGGCGACTTTAAAGGGACTTGTGTTTTCCCTCCGTTCCCGCGTAAAATGGGGACTTATATTCCTGCTCAGATTCATGACTCTTGTTTCGAATTTGAACAGATCTCTTTTACAGATAAGTTCAAAGAATCGCATAGTATTCTGGCCTTGCAAACCGCATTGGAATTAAAAGCAGAAGATGTTTATATCGCAGGCTTTGACGGCTATCAGGAAGCCTCAATTTCTCAGCTGGAAAGAAGCCTGGTGGAAGAAAACGAATTTTTATTTCAGATTTTCCAGGAAACTTACGCGAAAGATATCGTCTCTTTAACACCTACAAGGTATAAAACGTTACTGTCCGGTTCAGTCTATAGTTTGGTATGCTAA
- a CDS encoding GumC family protein has translation MNKIVENRISQKDDALDIKQIISRLLYNWYWILFSLLICVTLAVLYARYKTPSYKISARVLVNDEKKGSGLMAGSDLLGDLGGLLGAKSTVDNEAEILKTRYLMERVVEDMDLNITYYRKGRVKNTELYKSPVQVRIISAEDTIKETNVGIELLKNNQIAISSKKLDTLVTLGKPFKMPRVGTILVTRNTEVADLYGNYNVNINSVDTKVADMMEDLTVEVKNKLITIVDVSLNHPIPKKGEDILNKLIESYVQENVKDKNEIADSTVKFIQNRLNFIGRELGDLEGNIQGFKQKNNLADMTEQSKLLVQTTGQYVSDLSKMETQISILKSLQEYLKDGTKNKRVLPSSLVPADLVFSGAVEKFNTLTLERAKRLIGITEANPAIIILDKEIANARADIEANLVTTLDAFTITRDKLSSQMKKAETQVRGVPEIERNYLNLARQQQIKQELYLFLMQKSEETAISKTSNISNSRTIDPPKSEVKPFSPKKAMIYIVGLFLGLFIPISVIYLKDILNDKVQTKEDISRVTGVPVIGEISHNEEGTNLVVANSSRSAVSEQFRALRTNLYFYMKAADAKVMLITSSMAGEGKSFVAINLANVLALSNKKVLLMELDLRKPGLSAKLDIPNDSGFTNYIIDTNLTVKDIVKPLSIHKNLSIVSSGPVPPNPAEMLLDDRTKELIEELKLQFDYIIIDAPPIGIVADAQLMSAHADACIYLVRQNFTAKKQLNIVEDLSRNEMMKNVGIVVNDIDGHGYGYGYGYGYGYGYGSYDAPDDKNKKWFKKIFKS, from the coding sequence ATGAACAAGATAGTTGAAAACAGGATATCACAAAAAGATGATGCTTTAGATATAAAGCAAATTATATCACGCTTATTATACAATTGGTATTGGATTTTATTCTCTTTATTAATTTGTGTTACTTTAGCTGTGTTGTATGCCAGGTATAAGACACCGAGCTATAAAATATCTGCGAGAGTGCTGGTAAATGATGAAAAAAAGGGTAGCGGACTAATGGCAGGAAGTGACCTGCTGGGAGACCTGGGTGGATTATTAGGTGCAAAAAGCACGGTTGATAATGAAGCTGAAATTTTAAAGACCCGGTATTTAATGGAGCGTGTTGTAGAAGACATGGACCTTAATATTACCTATTACAGAAAAGGAAGAGTCAAAAATACCGAGCTTTATAAATCACCAGTTCAGGTGAGGATCATCTCTGCAGAAGATACCATTAAAGAAACCAATGTAGGGATTGAGCTTTTGAAAAATAATCAGATCGCCATCAGTTCCAAAAAACTAGATACACTGGTTACTCTTGGTAAGCCCTTTAAAATGCCCAGGGTAGGAACGATCCTGGTGACCAGGAATACTGAAGTTGCAGATTTATACGGTAACTATAATGTAAACATAAATTCTGTCGATACGAAAGTAGCAGATATGATGGAAGACCTTACTGTTGAGGTTAAGAATAAGCTGATTACTATTGTCGATGTCTCTTTGAACCACCCCATACCAAAAAAAGGAGAGGATATTCTGAATAAGCTGATTGAAAGCTATGTTCAGGAAAATGTGAAAGACAAGAATGAAATCGCAGACAGTACGGTTAAATTTATTCAGAACCGCCTGAATTTTATAGGCAGAGAGCTAGGTGACCTTGAAGGCAATATTCAGGGCTTTAAACAAAAGAATAACCTGGCAGATATGACTGAGCAGTCTAAACTTTTAGTGCAGACTACAGGACAATATGTAAGTGATCTGAGTAAAATGGAAACACAGATCAGCATTCTTAAAAGTTTGCAGGAATACTTAAAAGACGGGACGAAAAACAAACGCGTTTTACCAAGTTCTTTAGTACCGGCAGATTTAGTATTCAGCGGGGCTGTAGAAAAATTCAATACCCTTACCCTTGAAAGAGCAAAAAGATTAATCGGCATCACTGAAGCCAATCCGGCGATTATTATACTGGATAAGGAGATTGCAAATGCAAGGGCCGACATTGAAGCCAATCTGGTAACCACACTGGACGCTTTTACCATTACCAGGGATAAGTTAAGCAGTCAAATGAAAAAGGCTGAAACTCAGGTCCGCGGAGTGCCGGAAATTGAACGTAATTATTTGAATTTAGCACGTCAGCAGCAAATCAAACAAGAGCTTTACCTCTTTTTGATGCAGAAAAGTGAAGAAACTGCGATTTCTAAAACCTCAAACATCTCGAACTCCAGAACCATTGACCCGCCAAAATCAGAGGTGAAACCATTCAGTCCTAAAAAAGCAATGATCTATATCGTTGGTCTTTTCCTTGGCTTGTTTATTCCGATCTCAGTTATTTATCTGAAAGATATCTTAAATGATAAGGTCCAGACCAAAGAAGATATCAGCCGGGTAACAGGAGTTCCTGTGATCGGAGAAATCAGTCATAACGAAGAAGGTACTAACCTTGTTGTGGCCAATAGTTCCAGGTCTGCGGTCTCTGAACAATTCAGGGCCTTAAGGACCAACCTCTACTTTTACATGAAAGCTGCAGATGCAAAGGTTATGCTGATCACTTCAAGTATGGCAGGAGAAGGAAAGTCTTTTGTGGCGATTAACCTGGCGAATGTACTGGCGCTTTCCAATAAAAAAGTTCTTTTAATGGAACTTGATTTGCGTAAGCCCGGCCTGTCAGCCAAACTGGATATCCCAAACGATTCAGGGTTCACCAATTACATTATTGATACCAATTTAACTGTTAAGGATATAGTAAAACCTTTAAGTATCCATAAAAATTTATCGATCGTAAGTTCAGGCCCTGTGCCACCAAATCCGGCAGAGATGTTATTGGATGACCGGACTAAAGAATTGATTGAAGAACTTAAATTACAGTTTGATTATATCATTATAGATGCCCCTCCTATAGGGATCGTTGCTGATGCGCAGCTGATGTCTGCCCATGCAGATGCTTGTATATACTTAGTGAGACAAAACTTCACTGCTAAAAAACAATTGAATATTGTGGAAGATCTGAGCAGGAACGAAATGATGAAAAACGTTGGGATTGTTGTCAATGACATTGATGGTCACGGTTACGGCTATGGCTATGGTTACGGCTATGGTTACGGCTATGGTTCTTACGATGCGCCAGACGATAAAAATAAAAAGTGGTTTAAAAAAATATTCAAATCTTAA